Proteins from a genomic interval of Candidatus Didemnitutus sp.:
- the pxpB gene encoding 5-oxoprolinase subunit PxpB: MRITPVGDSALRIELGERIDEATSQRVHAACAALDAAAIPGLTELVPAYTTVTAHYDVPAAVAAGAPVDDIAGWLSARAELALGKLSGKSARKAANVEIPVCFGGEFGPDLARVAAHAKLSPEEVVKRHAAAHYTVALVGFSPGFPYLIGLPPVLATPRLAQPRAQVPAGSVGIAGGQTGVYPLATPGGWNLIGRTPLRLFRPEQNPPVLLQPGDRVRFRAITREEFARQEAAR; this comes from the coding sequence ATGCGAATCACTCCGGTGGGCGACAGCGCCCTGCGCATCGAGTTGGGCGAGCGGATCGACGAGGCGACGTCGCAGCGCGTGCACGCCGCGTGCGCGGCGCTCGACGCGGCGGCGATCCCCGGTCTCACCGAACTCGTGCCGGCCTACACGACGGTGACGGCGCACTACGACGTGCCGGCGGCTGTCGCGGCCGGTGCGCCGGTCGACGATATTGCGGGCTGGCTCAGTGCACGCGCGGAGTTGGCGCTCGGAAAACTCTCGGGCAAATCCGCGCGCAAAGCCGCGAACGTCGAGATCCCGGTCTGCTTCGGTGGCGAATTCGGGCCCGACCTCGCGCGGGTCGCTGCGCACGCGAAGCTCTCGCCCGAGGAAGTGGTGAAGCGGCATGCGGCTGCGCACTACACGGTCGCGCTGGTTGGTTTTTCGCCGGGATTTCCGTATCTGATCGGCTTGCCGCCGGTGCTGGCGACGCCGCGGCTCGCGCAGCCGCGTGCGCAGGTGCCGGCTGGCTCGGTCGGCATCGCCGGCGGGCAGACGGGCGTCTATCCGCTCGCGACGCCGGGCGGCTGGAATCTCATCGGGCGCACGCCGCTGCGGCTGTTTCGCCCCGAACAAAATCCGCCCGTGTTGCTGCAACCCGGCGATCGCGTGAGATTCCGCGCCATCACGCGCGAGGAATTTGCGCGGCAGGAGGCGGCGCGATGA
- a CDS encoding cytochrome c biogenesis protein ResB, with amino-acid sequence MNATLRSFRDFFCSLQLTVWLLILSMILVFVATLDQVNLGIWAVQAKYFRSFAVLWQIPDSNVSIPVFPGGYFIGGLLLINLVAAHIYRFSLTWKKSGIQLAHAGLILLLLGELFTGLMSKESFLRLDTGETKHYSESFSENELVLIDHSDPKTDLVVAIPEGAVADKKSIQHKDLPFRVDVKEYYPNSNLQRVGPFAGPRPVATQGFGTGLVILPEKMTYKPNERNIPSAYIEIVAPEGSQGVWLASQMLQQPQTFQYAGKTWEIAFRQVRTYKPFALTLLKFSHDKYPGTEIPKNFSSRVRVKSDDGKEDREVLIFMNNPLRHGGYTFYQAGFDNNDTTTVLQVVRNPSWLLPYIACVMMGFGLCIQFGITLAGFIRKRSAANAAAARA; translated from the coding sequence ATGAACGCCACGCTCCGCTCGTTCCGCGATTTCTTCTGCTCGCTCCAGCTCACCGTCTGGCTGCTGATCCTCTCGATGATCCTCGTGTTCGTCGCGACGCTCGATCAGGTCAACCTCGGCATCTGGGCCGTGCAGGCGAAATATTTCCGCAGCTTCGCCGTCCTCTGGCAGATTCCGGACTCGAACGTCTCGATCCCGGTCTTCCCGGGTGGCTACTTCATCGGCGGCCTGCTGCTCATCAACCTCGTCGCGGCGCACATTTACCGTTTCTCCCTCACATGGAAGAAATCGGGCATCCAGCTCGCACACGCCGGCCTGATTCTCCTGCTCCTCGGCGAGCTCTTCACCGGGTTGATGTCGAAGGAGAGTTTCCTCCGCCTCGATACCGGCGAGACGAAGCACTACTCGGAGAGCTTTTCGGAAAACGAACTCGTGCTGATCGATCACAGCGACCCGAAGACGGACCTCGTCGTCGCGATTCCCGAAGGTGCCGTCGCGGACAAGAAATCGATCCAGCACAAGGACCTCCCCTTCCGCGTCGACGTGAAGGAGTATTACCCGAACTCGAATCTCCAGCGCGTCGGCCCGTTCGCCGGTCCGCGCCCGGTCGCGACTCAGGGCTTCGGCACCGGCCTCGTCATCCTGCCGGAAAAGATGACCTACAAGCCCAACGAGCGGAACATCCCCAGCGCCTACATCGAGATCGTCGCCCCCGAGGGCAGCCAAGGCGTCTGGCTCGCCTCGCAGATGCTCCAGCAGCCGCAAACGTTCCAATACGCCGGCAAGACCTGGGAAATCGCCTTCCGCCAAGTCCGCACCTACAAACCCTTCGCGCTCACGCTGCTGAAGTTCAGCCACGACAAGTATCCTGGCACCGAAATCCCCAAGAATTTCTCCAGCCGCGTCCGTGTGAAAAGCGACGACGGCAAGGAGGACCGTGAAGTCCTCATCTTCATGAACAACCCGCTGCGTCACGGCGGCTACACGTTCTATCAGGCGGGCTTCGACAACAACGACACCACCACCGTCCTCCAAGTCGTGCGCAACCCCAGCTGGCTCCTCCCCTACATCGCCTGCGTGATGATGGGCTTCGGCCTCTGCATCCAGTTCGGCATCACCCTCGCCGGTTTCATCCGCAAACGCTCCGCCGCCAACGCCGCCGCGGCCCGCGCCTAA
- a CDS encoding LamB/YcsF family protein: MRIDLNCDLGEGAGQDAALMPLITSANIACGAHAGDEATMRATIELAVRHGVAIGAHPGFADREYFGRRELPVTPEEVFQLVLAQVRALQRIAAGAGARVRHVKLHGALYNLAARDAAIAEAAAYAVRDAGPELIWFALAGSAHVSAGRECGLAVASEVFADRTYQADGSLTSRSRADALITDEDVAVAQVLRMVREGKVCATSGADVVITADTVCLHGDGAHAVAFARRLRAQLGVAGVIVQPIDHGFRG, from the coding sequence ATGCGCATCGACCTGAACTGCGACCTCGGCGAAGGGGCCGGCCAAGACGCCGCGCTGATGCCGCTGATCACGTCGGCCAACATCGCGTGCGGCGCGCACGCGGGCGACGAGGCGACGATGCGCGCGACCATCGAACTGGCGGTGCGGCACGGCGTCGCGATCGGGGCGCATCCGGGCTTCGCGGACCGAGAATATTTTGGGCGACGCGAGTTGCCGGTGACGCCGGAGGAGGTTTTTCAGTTGGTCCTCGCGCAGGTGCGCGCGTTGCAGCGCATCGCGGCGGGGGCGGGCGCGCGAGTGCGGCACGTGAAGTTGCACGGCGCGCTCTACAATCTGGCGGCGCGTGACGCGGCGATCGCGGAGGCGGCAGCTTACGCGGTGCGCGATGCGGGGCCGGAACTGATCTGGTTCGCGCTGGCCGGCAGCGCGCACGTGAGCGCGGGACGCGAATGCGGGCTCGCGGTGGCGAGCGAGGTGTTCGCCGACCGCACGTATCAGGCGGACGGCTCGCTCACGTCGCGATCGCGCGCGGATGCGTTGATCACCGACGAGGATGTCGCGGTCGCGCAGGTGTTGCGGATGGTCCGCGAGGGCAAGGTCTGCGCGACGAGCGGAGCCGATGTGGTGATCACGGCCGACACGGTTTGCCTGCACGGCGACGGCGCGCACGCGGTGGCGTTTGCGCGACGGCTGCGGGCGCAACTCGGAGTGGCGGGGGTGATCGTGCAGCCGATTGACCACGGATTCCGCGGATAG
- a CDS encoding DUF969 domain-containing protein, whose protein sequence is MIKLVGILVVAVGFALRFNTLLVVMAAGIVTGLVAGMSFHEIMEQFGRFFVDNRYMTLPVVLIVPVVGLLERYGLQERAETLIRRARAATAGRVILLYTAVRQVSIALGVNIGGHPQMVRPLVAPMAEAAARQQAGALRTEGAAHAGHDELPEKTKEAIRAHASAGENIGNFFGEDVFIAVGAILLMKGFFDGLKIEVSVWAMALWGIPTALVAFAAMWWRTRVLDRRVAREVAEQAAVQRNEAKEDAR, encoded by the coding sequence ATGATCAAACTCGTCGGCATCCTCGTCGTCGCGGTCGGCTTCGCGCTGCGGTTCAACACGCTGCTCGTCGTGATGGCGGCGGGGATCGTCACGGGACTCGTGGCGGGGATGTCGTTTCACGAGATCATGGAGCAGTTCGGAAGGTTTTTCGTCGATAACCGCTACATGACGCTGCCGGTCGTGCTGATCGTGCCGGTGGTCGGGCTGCTCGAGCGCTATGGATTGCAGGAGCGGGCGGAGACGCTGATTCGGCGTGCGCGGGCGGCGACGGCGGGGCGCGTGATCCTGCTCTACACGGCGGTGCGGCAGGTCTCGATCGCGCTGGGCGTGAACATCGGCGGGCACCCGCAGATGGTGCGGCCGCTGGTCGCTCCGATGGCCGAGGCTGCGGCCCGACAGCAGGCGGGCGCGCTTCGGACGGAAGGCGCGGCGCACGCGGGGCACGACGAGTTGCCGGAGAAGACGAAGGAGGCGATCCGCGCGCATGCGTCGGCGGGCGAGAACATCGGCAATTTCTTCGGCGAGGATGTCTTCATCGCGGTCGGTGCGATTCTGCTGATGAAGGGATTTTTCGACGGTTTGAAGATCGAGGTCAGCGTGTGGGCGATGGCGCTGTGGGGCATCCCGACGGCGCTGGTGGCGTTCGCCGCGATGTGGTGGCGCACGCGGGTGCTCGACCGGCGGGTGGCGCGCGAGGTGGCGGAGCAGGCCGCCGTGCAGCGGAACGAGGCGAAGGAGGACGCGCGATGA
- a CDS encoding DUF979 domain-containing protein, translated as MNSVFSVELFYVIAGAVFASVAWRALRNPRQPRRWGSVIFWLLLAVIYLFGKALPPAAVGYGVLAMVALAALRQVEKPASEGASREERAVQAERLGEALFAPALLIPVTAVVGALLLSRIHFGEVWLLDKKQATLAALGIGGLIALGAGLRITGAKPAVPVAEGSRLLQAIGWALVLPQMLAALGGIFAQAGVGQVVAELVASALPTQYPFVAVAAYCVGMALFTMCMGNAFAAFPVITLGIGLPLIVQQHHGNVAIMAGIGMLSGYCGTLMTPMAANFNIVPAMLLELRDKNAVIRAQVPLALTILAANIAIMYLCVFRF; from the coding sequence ATGAACAGCGTGTTTTCGGTCGAGTTGTTCTACGTGATTGCGGGCGCGGTGTTCGCGAGCGTCGCGTGGCGCGCGCTGCGCAATCCGCGGCAGCCGCGGCGGTGGGGCTCGGTGATTTTCTGGCTGTTGCTGGCCGTCATTTATCTCTTTGGCAAAGCGCTGCCGCCGGCGGCGGTCGGCTACGGCGTGCTCGCGATGGTGGCGCTGGCGGCGTTGCGGCAGGTGGAGAAACCGGCGAGCGAGGGCGCGTCGCGCGAGGAGCGGGCGGTGCAGGCGGAGCGGCTGGGCGAGGCGCTTTTTGCGCCGGCGTTGTTGATTCCGGTCACGGCGGTCGTGGGCGCGTTGCTGCTCTCCCGGATTCATTTCGGCGAGGTGTGGCTGCTCGACAAGAAGCAGGCCACGCTGGCGGCGCTGGGAATCGGCGGGCTGATCGCGCTCGGCGCAGGTTTGCGCATCACGGGCGCGAAACCGGCGGTGCCGGTCGCGGAGGGGAGCCGGTTGCTGCAGGCGATCGGCTGGGCGCTGGTGTTGCCGCAGATGTTGGCGGCGCTCGGCGGGATTTTTGCGCAGGCGGGAGTGGGACAGGTCGTGGCGGAGCTGGTCGCGAGCGCGCTGCCGACGCAGTATCCGTTCGTGGCGGTGGCGGCGTATTGCGTGGGTATGGCGCTGTTCACGATGTGCATGGGTAACGCGTTCGCGGCGTTTCCGGTGATCACGCTGGGCATCGGGTTGCCGCTGATCGTGCAACAGCATCACGGCAACGTCGCGATCATGGCGGGCATCGGGATGCTTTCGGGCTATTGCGGGACGCTGATGACGCCGATGGCGGCGAACTTCAACATCGTGCCCGCCATGCTGCTCGAGTTGCGCGACAAGAACGCCGTCATCCGCGCGCAGGTGCCGCTGGCGCTGACGATTCTCGCGGCGAACATCGCGATCATGTATCTGTGCGTCTTTCGCTTTTGA
- a CDS encoding SpoIIE family protein phosphatase, whose translation MSDAVIPAPANIESLDSSIVRMLMDATPDRIYFKDLESRFVRNNLAQSQLLGAASPDECVGKSDFDYFTREHAEKARADELEIIRTGHAIVGKEEHITLRDGKTGWVSTTKLPWRDASSRIIGTFGMTRDITETKIAEEKLTEERNLLRTIIDHLPARIYVKDLDSRYLLNNRAHLASLGHKSQEQVLGHTLREVLPGERAEIAMADDREVMATGEPILSNEKSATLDDGTVRWSLTTKVPLRDLRGQIAGLVGISHDITKRKLAEQELAHRTEEMEADVLMARQLQEILLSRPYPVFPRGAAPDSSALRFAHCYVPATTLGGDFFDLLQLSDTRCGLLICDVMGHGVRAGLLTAMIRGVFQEMGPRAADPAHVMSEINAALCPIAEQSGQAMFASAFFALVDLETHTLHYANAGHPPPIVIRRSNEIDRLALPDPEPAAGLISQFSYTSGRIAFGPGDRLFAFTDGLIEATNPSGSFFGEDRLCFLLGQCASAKFDSICTQLLRTVRDYTGGTGALADDVCIVAMEVTGKP comes from the coding sequence ATGAGCGACGCCGTCATCCCTGCTCCCGCGAACATCGAATCCCTCGATTCTTCGATCGTGCGCATGCTGATGGATGCGACGCCGGACCGCATCTATTTCAAGGACCTCGAAAGTCGCTTCGTTCGCAACAACCTCGCCCAATCCCAGCTCCTCGGCGCCGCCTCGCCCGACGAGTGCGTCGGCAAATCCGACTTCGACTACTTCACCCGCGAGCACGCTGAGAAAGCCCGCGCCGACGAGCTCGAGATCATCCGCACGGGCCACGCGATCGTCGGCAAGGAGGAACACATCACGCTCCGCGACGGTAAGACCGGCTGGGTCTCCACCACCAAGCTCCCCTGGCGCGACGCCTCCAGCCGCATCATCGGCACCTTCGGCATGACGCGCGACATCACCGAGACGAAGATCGCCGAGGAAAAACTCACCGAGGAGCGCAACCTTCTCCGCACCATCATCGACCACCTGCCCGCGCGCATCTACGTCAAGGATCTCGATTCGCGCTACCTGCTCAACAACCGCGCCCACCTCGCCAGCCTCGGCCACAAATCCCAGGAACAGGTCCTCGGCCACACGCTCCGCGAAGTTCTCCCCGGCGAACGCGCCGAGATCGCCATGGCCGACGACCGCGAAGTCATGGCCACGGGCGAGCCGATCCTCAGCAACGAGAAATCGGCCACGCTCGACGACGGCACCGTCCGCTGGTCGCTCACCACCAAGGTCCCGCTGCGCGACCTCCGCGGCCAGATCGCCGGACTCGTGGGCATCAGCCACGACATCACGAAGCGCAAACTCGCCGAGCAGGAACTCGCGCACCGCACCGAGGAAATGGAAGCCGACGTCCTCATGGCGCGTCAGCTCCAGGAAATCCTCCTCTCGCGGCCCTACCCGGTTTTTCCGCGCGGCGCCGCGCCGGACTCGAGCGCGCTCCGCTTTGCCCACTGCTACGTCCCAGCCACGACACTCGGCGGCGATTTCTTCGATCTCCTCCAACTCTCCGACACGCGCTGCGGCCTGCTGATCTGCGACGTCATGGGCCACGGCGTGCGCGCCGGCCTCCTCACCGCGATGATCCGCGGCGTGTTCCAGGAAATGGGTCCGCGCGCCGCCGACCCCGCGCACGTCATGAGCGAGATCAACGCCGCGCTCTGCCCCATCGCCGAGCAGTCCGGTCAGGCCATGTTCGCCTCGGCGTTCTTCGCGCTGGTCGACCTCGAGACGCACACACTGCACTACGCCAACGCCGGCCATCCGCCGCCGATCGTCATCCGCCGCAGCAACGAAATCGACCGCCTCGCCCTCCCCGATCCCGAGCCCGCCGCCGGACTCATTTCTCAATTCTCCTACACCTCCGGCCGCATCGCCTTCGGCCCGGGCGACCGGCTCTTCGCATTCACGGACGGATTGATCGAGGCGACGAATCCCAGCGGTTCGTTCTTCGGCGAAGACCGCCTCTGTTTCCTGCTCGGGCAATGCGCGTCGGCGAAATTCGACAGCATCTGCACCCAGCTGCTCCGCACCGTGCGCGACTACACCGGCGGCACCGGCGCCCTCGCCGACGACGTGTGCATCGTCGCGATGGAAGTCACGGGAAAACCATAG
- the pcp gene encoding pyroglutamyl-peptidase I: MRNILLTGFEPFDGQALNPSEEIAREINEAKIARHRIVGALLPCVFGSAIKELKHQIKLHDPDIVICLGQAGGRAEITPERVAINIDDARIPDNAGQQPIDKPIVKEGPAAYFSTLPIKAIVQELRKHDIPAAVSQSAGTFVCNHVFYGLMHELSMHRADVRGGFIHVPFVPEQTTDQPSLPFEKMTEAVRLAIAACVDYRRDIKSVGGQVS, encoded by the coding sequence ATGCGAAATATCCTGCTGACTGGTTTTGAACCGTTCGACGGCCAAGCACTCAACCCCTCGGAGGAGATCGCGCGCGAGATCAACGAGGCGAAGATTGCGCGTCACCGGATCGTCGGCGCGCTGCTGCCGTGCGTGTTCGGTTCCGCGATCAAGGAGCTGAAACACCAGATCAAGCTGCACGATCCGGACATCGTGATCTGCCTCGGTCAGGCTGGCGGACGCGCCGAGATCACGCCGGAGCGCGTGGCGATCAACATCGACGACGCGCGCATTCCCGACAACGCCGGGCAGCAGCCGATCGACAAGCCGATCGTGAAGGAGGGACCGGCGGCGTATTTCTCCACGCTGCCGATCAAGGCGATCGTGCAGGAACTGCGGAAACACGACATCCCGGCGGCGGTCTCGCAGAGCGCGGGGACGTTCGTCTGCAATCACGTTTTCTACGGGCTCATGCACGAGCTCTCGATGCATCGCGCGGATGTGCGCGGCGGGTTCATCCATGTGCCGTTCGTGCCGGAGCAGACGACGGATCAACCGAGTTTGCCGTTCGAGAAGATGACAGAGGCGGTGCGCCTCGCGATCGCGGCGTGTGTTGATTATCGCCGCGACATCAAGAGCGTGGGCGGGCAGGTGAGCTGA
- a CDS encoding biotin-dependent carboxyltransferase family protein, producing MISVVKPGLLTTVQDLGRFGYQKFGVVVGGALDRFAARVMNSLVGNDEEAALLEFAQLGPELRFEADALIAWTGADFGARIGGELLSADRAVRVRAGETVAFGAARVGVRGWLAVAGGIEVPLVLGSRTTYRRGGFGGFEGRPLRAGDGLRCGDASEWARRYLGKAPRISTWSVRPPTLGKPPLAGAVRAMRGPEWDWFAVEAQRLFFANEWTATKDADRMGVRLAGPELPQRASREMVSEGVADGVVQVPAGGAPIVLLPSRQTVGGYPRIAVVATVDLGRLAQLAPGRTVRFEEISVAEAHGLYLARERDLNRVRTGLARLAL from the coding sequence ATGATCTCCGTCGTCAAACCGGGTCTGCTCACGACGGTCCAGGATCTCGGCCGTTTCGGTTACCAGAAGTTCGGCGTGGTCGTGGGCGGCGCGTTGGACCGCTTCGCGGCGCGGGTCATGAATTCCCTCGTGGGCAACGATGAGGAGGCGGCGCTGCTCGAGTTCGCGCAACTCGGGCCGGAGTTGCGCTTCGAGGCCGATGCGTTGATCGCGTGGACGGGCGCTGACTTCGGTGCGCGGATCGGCGGCGAGCTGCTATCGGCGGATCGGGCGGTGCGAGTGCGCGCGGGCGAAACGGTGGCATTCGGGGCGGCGCGCGTGGGCGTTCGCGGCTGGCTCGCGGTCGCCGGTGGTATCGAAGTGCCGCTCGTGCTCGGATCGCGGACGACTTACCGGCGCGGCGGTTTCGGTGGCTTCGAGGGCCGGCCGCTGCGCGCGGGCGACGGGTTGCGTTGCGGCGATGCCTCGGAGTGGGCGCGCAGATATTTGGGCAAGGCACCGCGGATTTCCACCTGGTCAGTCCGGCCGCCGACGCTCGGCAAGCCACCGCTGGCCGGCGCGGTGCGCGCGATGCGCGGGCCGGAGTGGGATTGGTTCGCGGTGGAGGCGCAGCGGTTGTTTTTCGCGAACGAATGGACGGCGACGAAGGACGCCGACCGTATGGGCGTGCGACTGGCCGGGCCGGAGCTGCCGCAGCGCGCGTCGCGTGAAATGGTTTCGGAGGGCGTGGCCGACGGCGTCGTGCAGGTGCCCGCGGGCGGCGCGCCGATCGTGCTGTTGCCGAGCCGGCAGACGGTGGGCGGCTATCCGCGCATCGCGGTCGTCGCGACGGTGGATTTGGGCCGTTTGGCTCAGCTCGCGCCGGGACGGACGGTTCGTTTTGAGGAAATCAGCGTCGCGGAGGCGCACGGTCTTTACTTGGCGCGGGAACGTGACCTGAATCGCGTCCGCACCGGGCTGGCCCGGCTCGCGCTTTGA